In Setaria italica strain Yugu1 chromosome IX, Setaria_italica_v2.0, whole genome shotgun sequence, the genomic stretch TTCCCGGACTCCATGTCCCACCACCTCCCGCGCCACCGCTCCTCCGTCCACGACTCGCTCTTCTCCTTCCGCATCCCGGACCCGtcctccccgcgccgcgcctTCCTCTACGGCTTCGTCTTCAACCGCCAGCGCCAGGACGAGcgcctcccccgcggcggcgagcagaaGTCCGTCGTCATCCTCTCCCACGCCCCCTACTCGTCGCTCTTCCGCCTGCTGCTGCAGATCCTCGGCCCGCTCTGCTTCGACGTCGGCCCCAGCGCGCTGGCCATGGTGGCGTCGTACGTCGCCGCgtggcccgcgccggcgccggggaggccCATGGAGCTCCCGATCGGCAGTGCCGCGCTGCGCGTGCACCTACCGCCTGCGGCTGACGACCCTGGTCCGCCGCCCGCGCTGCTGCCCGCCAACCCCTCGGTGCCATACGGGCTCTTTCATGATGCAGACCTGTTTGCCGCGTTCCGTGGCCTACTCCTCCACTTATGGACGCTCTGGGAGCTCATGGTGGTCGGCGAGCCCGTCCTGGTTGTCGCGCCGTCTCCAGCTCAGTGCTCAGAGGCTGTGGCTGGGCTTGTTAGCCTTGTTGCTCCGCTTTTGTATAGTGTGGACTTCAGGCCCTATTTCACTATCCATGATCCGGATTTTGCTCGCCTGAATGCGCTTGCAGAAGGTGAGGTCTTCCCGCCAATGGTGCTTGGAGTGACCAACCTGTTTTTCTTGAAGAGTCTTAAGAGCATTCCCAATGTTGTGGCTGTGGGAAGCCCCAATCCGAATTCAACGAGGGTGCTCCCAGTGGGTGGCCAATTGCCAGGGAATGGAACTAATGGGACACCCGGGAAGCTCAAGCTTGACAAACTTTCGATCAATAAGTTCTCTCCCACTAGCCTATTGAATTCCATCAAATTGAGAAGAGAAGGTCCTCTTTCTCTCATGACAGAGCACAAGGAAGCGTTATGGAGCACGTATGGGCCAACCACAAAGCCTGATACTTCTGTTCTAAATAGGCTCATTGACGCTGGGGTGTCACCGAGGATTGAAGAGTCCATGTCAGTAGTCAACAATGAGATATTGCGACGACATTTCTTGGAGCTGACAACAAACTTCCTTGCACCTTTTGGGCCGTATCTGAGAACTACAACACCATCAGAAGGGAGTTCACCTTTTGTTGACCCACCATTGCTACCACCATTTCACGCGGATGAGTTTGTCAATGGTTTGGCAGCTAGAGGTCCAGGGAAATTTTTGTCCAAAAGGATGAGATCCAATTGGTTGGATCTATATAGGTAcgctggatttttttttgtttgtgaaGAAATTTACTAGGTTTCTAACTTGAGGTACTGGCATAATAAAAAAGCATGACTTATATTTCGCATCTTTATCAGGAGATTCCTGGAAGGCCCCAATTTCATGCCTTGGTTCCGACAAAGACGTGCTGCTGCAGAGCAAGAACAACAGAGGCTCTGGAGGCAGGCTCGCATGAATGTTGACACTGAAAAGCTAATGTCAAAGATGTCCGAATTGGAGAGGATTGATTCTTTTAATGCTGTTGAGCGGTATCTTCTTAGAGAGATGGAGGTATTTAATCAcacattttctcttttttttctttaagaaATTATGATCTACTGAGTTTTGCCATTTCTTAACATATGATAGCATAACATTATTTAGGCATTTATTCAGCAATTAGGTGTGGAACTTTAAATCCGATCATTGGTACAAGTTCTGTATTCTGACACATGAGCCAAGAACAGCTGATAATCCAACGTACAAGTAACAAAGAAAAAATCGCATAGGTTTGTATCTATTATTTTGTCACCTAAGACTGCAAACTTATCCTAACACAAAACATAAGACTCGTATGTCTATCTCAAGACTTTCTTTTCTGGGGGCTGCTTAAGTTGGACTTAGATTCAAACTCTAATTGACTAGATAAGGTGCACTGTTAGTTCCTAACAAATATCTGATGGCATGATCGGGTGAACTCTAGGAATTAAAATTATTGAAATAATAATTTGCGATAATTAACTGAGAATAACCTTGCTGTTTACTTACCAGCACCATAGGGCTCAAATGTCCTAATACTCAGAAAGTCAGAACCCCTTTAGGAAAAGATTCAGCATCATTTATCCATGTGAGTTGCCTCAGAATATCAGAATGAGCATGATTGAAGTTATTAGAAATTTAGAATGAGCAGATCACCGTCAGGCATCATTAGCAGTGTTTGATTAGCTTCCTAGGAAGAAAAATAAGTactagaattttttttgctaGCTGCCATAAGAATACCTTGTTTGCTCAATTCTGATCAAATGGAAACTTCAAGTTACCATCTTTCAGCAT encodes the following:
- the LOC101775134 gene encoding protein DENND6B, with translation MNRIPSVSLRGGADADAAAAAAPPPDPAALARWARAFCVIRFDLERGQLVEACFPPDALAAAGGGLDRLVAFSSFPDSMSHHLPRHRSSVHDSLFSFRIPDPSSPRRAFLYGFVFNRQRQDERLPRGGEQKSVVILSHAPYSSLFRLLLQILGPLCFDVGPSALAMVASYVAAWPAPAPGRPMELPIGSAALRVHLPPAADDPGPPPALLPANPSVPYGLFHDADLFAAFRGLLLHLWTLWELMVVGEPVLVVAPSPAQCSEAVAGLVSLVAPLLYSVDFRPYFTIHDPDFARLNALAEGEVFPPMVLGVTNLFFLKSLKSIPNVVAVGSPNPNSTRVLPVGGQLPGNGTNGTPGKLKLDKLSINKFSPTSLLNSIKLRREGPLSLMTEHKEALWSTYGPTTKPDTSVLNRLIDAGVSPRIEESMSVVNNEILRRHFLELTTNFLAPFGPYLRTTTPSEGSSPFVDPPLLPPFHADEFVNGLAARGPGKFLSKRMRSNWLDLYRRFLEGPNFMPWFRQRRAAAEQEQQRLWRQARMNVDTEKLMSKMSELERIDSFNAVERYLLREMENSGRGSADSAAACQKLKGDLQAAFSVLPKDMQQLLLSNPKRAVLLQGSQEKAPGPNGIVTQTSL